The following are encoded in a window of Harmonia axyridis chromosome 7, icHarAxyr1.1, whole genome shotgun sequence genomic DNA:
- the LOC123685036 gene encoding etoposide-induced protein 2.4 homolog produces MDCVEIFIQALKGICDSFHGFLYIPVLITECVKGFLGFESKRKREDSTILDSLKRTLIYNGIFTVLIVPVIYILFPVCYYILSMTNHENFILSITSVFYCIGIIFRIFPVQIYRLGHFYLFQDIAEDVHKLKNGKPQGWESVQVRFADMAFNFVVQFFYGTQLLTISLLPTIWSICFPNTKLHFVPDEWFLQLIILILTSIWYSLCLFEYKWYYFTWNLHRRLGYIEKNWPYFIGFSFFYAVVTTYSDSYCVNALIAGYLFPFYLISTYHSEPEEDVRICSIPFFQPAVMITNFLIKRISMGTTSNNHISTPTLKK; encoded by the exons ATGGATTGCGTA GAGATATTTATTCAAGCATTGAAAGGAATATGCGATAGTTTTCATGGATTTTTATATATACCTGTTTTAATAACAGAATGCGTCAAAGGTTTTCTTGGTTTTGAATCAAAAAGGAAAAGAGA agATTCTACAATTCTAGATTCGTTGAAGAGGACACTTATATATAATGGTATATTTACTGTGCTTATAGTACCAGTCATATATATACTTTTCCCAGTATGTTATTACATATTGTCCATGACTaatcatgaaaattttattttaagtaTAACTTCAGTTTTTTATTGTATTGGGATTATATTTCGTATATTTCCCGTACAAATTTACAGACTTGGAcatttctatttatttcaa GATATTGCAGAAGATGTTCATAAATTGAAGAACGGCAAACCTCAAGGATGGGAAAGTGTGCAAGTGCGTTTTGCTGATATGGCTTTCAACTTTGTTGtgcaatttttttatggaactcAGCTGCTAACAATTTCCTTATTACCTACCATTTGGTCTATCTGCTTTCCCAATACCAAATTGCACTTTGTACCTGATGAATGGTTCCTacaattaataatattaattctTACGAGTATTTGGTATTCTTTGTGTCTTTTTGAATACAAATGGTATTACTTTACATGGAATTTGCACAGGCGTTTGGGCTACATCGAAAAGAATTGGCCTTACTTTATTGGATTCAGTTTCTTTTATGCTGTGGTAACAACATATTCTGATTCATACTGCGTTAA TGCCTTAATTGCCGGGTATTTGTTTCCATTTTATTTAATAAGCACATATCATTCAGAACCAGAAGAAGATGTTCG CATATGCTCGATACCATTCTTCCAGCCAGCTGTGATGATCACTAATTTCTTGATTAAAAGGATCAGTATGGGGACAACCTCCAATAACCATATTTCAACACCCaccttgaaaaaataa
- the LOC123685035 gene encoding arginine--tRNA ligase, cytoplasmic codes for MNNSVSDIEKQTHCAELQLKLLKRDIEELQQGINEKIVISKCDDELLKLQTENSKLKHRLKILQRAIEKYPSNVQYTEMESIQGILTNSFSKAIEEAFPDLTEAPVVISLSGNNVKFGDYQCNSAMPISNLLKQIGKKISPRDVANDILKHLSPHECIEKLEVAGPGFINIYLNRQYGLSRLSTIFSHGVKPPKLEKALRVIVDFSSPNIAKEMHVGHLRSTIIGESISRLFEYLGHDVLRLNHVGDWGTQFGMLIAHLKDRFPDYLEKSPPIEDLQTFYKEAKVHFDNDPEFKKRAYASVVKLQSFEEDHVKAWKMICDVSRKEFQKIYDRLGITVVERGESFYQKHMEEIVKKLSEEEYLIEDEGRKILWGEEPGVGIPMTIVKSDGGFTYDTSDIAAMKHRIQDEKADWIIYVTDAGQATHFQTLFKCSKKIGIVDPEKHRLDHVGFGVVLGEDKKKFKTRSGDTVRLVDLLDEGLRRALDKLKEKDRHTVLTVDELEKAQTSVAYGCIKYSDLSHNHNHEYVFSFDKMLEDKGNTAVYLLYAYTRIKSIARNANFSPEDIKELSKKYSISLEHEKEWKLGKVLLRFPDVLFKITKDLYLHCLCEYVYEIATTFTEFYDACYCIEKDSSGDIVKINHGRILLSEATALVMERCFNILGLNPVEKM; via the exons ATGAATAATTCGGTTTCAGATATCGAAAAGCAAACTCACTGTGCC GAGCTACAGCTTAAACTCTTAAAGAGAGATATTGAAGAATTGCAACAAgggataaatgaaaaaattgtcattTCCAAATGTGATGATGAACTCTTAAAGCTTCAAACAGAGAACTCCAAGCTAAAGCATCGCTTGAAGATCTTACAAAGG GCAATTGAAAAATATCCATCAAATGTTCAATATACGGAAATGGAGAGCATACAGGGAATATTAACTAATTCTTTCTCGAAAGCTATTGAGGAAGCTTTCCCTGATCTAACTGAAGCTCCAGTAGTTATTAGTTTATCTGGAAATAATGTGAAATTTGGTGATTACCAATGTAACTCTGCAATGCCAATATCTAATTTACTGAAACAAATTG GAAAGAAAATTTCACCTCGTGATGTTGCAAATGATATTCTCAAACATTTATCACCTCATGAGTGTATTGAGAAATTAGAAGTTGCTGGTCCTggatttattaatatttatctTAATAGACAGTATGGACTCTCTAGGTTATCAACTATATTCTCTCACGGTGTTAAACCACCAAAACTTGAAAAAGCCTTGAGAGTTATTGTAGATTTTTCATCCCCCAATATTGCTAAAGAAATGCATGTTGGACATTTGAG ATCTACCATAATTGGCGAGAGTATTTCACGTTTGTTTGAATACCTTGGCCATGATGTCCTTCGGTTGAACCATGTTGGAGATTGGGGTACTCAATTTGGTATGCTTATAGCTCACTTGAAAGATAGATTTCCAGATTACCTAGAGAAATCACCACCAATTGAAGACTTACAAACATTTTACAAAGAGGCTAAAGTTCATTTTGATAATGATCCAGAATTTAAGAAAAGGGCTTATGCTAGTGTTGTGAAGTTGCAATCTTTCGAAGAAGATCATGTGAAAGCATGGAAAATGATATGTGATGTTTCTAGGAAAGAattccaaaaaatttatgaCCGATTAGGTATAACAGTGGTAGAAAGAGGTGAATCATTTTACCAGAAACATATGGAGGAAATAGTGAAAAAATTGTCTGAAGAAgaatatttgattgaagatgaaGGAAGAAAAATTCTTTGGGGGGAAGAACCTGGTGTAGGAATACCTATGACCATAGTTAAATCTGATGGTGGTTTTACTTATGACACTTCTGACATAGCAGCAATGAAACACAGAATTCAGGATGAAAAAGCTGACTGGATAATATATGTAACTGATGCAGGACAAGCTACACACTTCCAGACATTGTTCAAATGtagcaaaaaaattggaatagtTGATCCTGAAAAACACCGTTTAGACCATGTTGGTTTTGGAGTTGTCTTAGgtgaagacaaaaaaaaattcaagaccaGATCTGGAGATACAGTGCGTTTGGTTgatcttcttgatgaaggactCCGACGGGCTTTGGATAAATTGAAAGAGAAGGATAGACATACTGTTTTAACAGTAGATGAGTTAGAAAAAGCACAAACGTCAGTAGCTTATGGCTGCATCAAGTATTCGGATTTATCTCATAACCACAATCATGAatatgttttttcatttgataaaatgttAGAAGACAAGGGTAATACTGCTGTATATTTACTTTACGCATATACTCGCATTAAATCTATAGCAAGAAATGCAAATTTCTCACCCGAGGATATAAAGGAATTGTCTAAGAAATATTCTATATCTTTAGAACATGAAAAAGAGTGGAAATTAGGCAAGGTTCTTCTTCGTTTTCCAGATGTCCTTTTCAAAATCACTAAAGATTTATACTTGCATTGCCTATGTGAATACGTTTATGAAATTGCTACTACATTCACAGAGTTTTATGATGCTTGCTATTGTATCGAAAAAGATTCTTCAGGAGATATTGTCAAAATAAACCATGGAAGAATTTTATTATCAGAAGCAACAGCTTTAGTAATGGAGAGATGTTTTAATATTCTTGGATTAAATCCTGTTGAGAAAATGTGA
- the LOC123685034 gene encoding spondin-1-like isoform X1, producing MKKVFILLTILLILREIEGLSRCNRTPDGILRPKNPDGMKYIIDISDDPTSYVAEQTYTVNLKSNPVLEGKHMFKEFILSVEQENVENQLEVGHSSVGYFRLADHQLSKFSIACENTITQTNSVSKDSIQVYWIAPPTGSGCVAFRATVVESKESWFSEDGLLTKIMCEEVSENEDVQPEVLDDCCACDEAKYELVFEGLWTRNTHPKDYPSNIWYTKLGDIVGASHGNDQSFWNYEEVASQSIKTLGERGDTRSLEKELKEKMGKTVRTVIKANGLRYPNITGKTFAFFRVDSKNHLVSIVTKITPSPDWILGVSNFELCHHDCTWAEQRILNLYPWDIGTDDAPSYNSPNQSVIEPKTIQKIRTNDSNSPFYDPNGKEMKPFAKLSLTRLKTYKKECTSDQATTVDPSETTTEEGCSTTEWSDWSPCSVTCGKGMKYQERQFVNPEDEEECKDIKDLRKVEHCNLGKCFLPTNDTRCELTEWGEWSSCSATCGNGTRTHDKKFKNPEFAELCELNDPSHLQENEECNTKTDTCEEDPPENPRCLELNWGYWSICNVTCGEGVKTRLRSLENDEKEEIEQLGCKNMEIVTCYEPQCAEEGDEAQHNVGGMDIFNQVTTEIYSQPFGPVANCKVSEYSIWGPCEPQNGECGRGWTYQHRQILQHQMNGGKPCPRKLMRKKRCFISCNPEKTEEPSTTKPTTEETVVTSTEPAKLAEDEPVDCVMSNWSQWSPCSVNCGDSAIQQRTRSIRVYPRNNGKPCGPRLDEKKCPLPLACSDKGVLSMH from the exons ATGAAGAAGGTATTCATACTTCTGACTATATTGcttattttgagagaaattgaAGGTCTCAGCAGATGCAATAGGACCCCTGACGGAATCCTAAGGCCCAAAAATCCAGATGGCATGAAATATATCATCGATATTTCAGATGACCCTACAAGTTACGTGGCAGAGCAGACATATACAG TAAACTTGAAGAGCAACCCAGTACTAGAGGGCAAGCACATGTTCAAAGAATTCATACTTTCCGTCGAACAAGAAAATGTAGAAAACCAATTGGAGGTAGGACACTCCAGTGTTGGTTATTTTAGGTTGGCTGATCACCAGCTGTCCAAGTTCAGTATCGCTTGCGAAAACACAATAACCCAGACGAATTCCGTCTCCAAGGACTCTATCCAA GTTTACTGGATTGCACCTCCTACAGGTAGCGGTTGCGTGGCCTTCAGAGCTACAGTTGTGGAGAGCAAGGAGAGCTGGTTCAGTGAGGATGGGCTGTTGACCAAGATCATGTGCGAAGAGGTTTCAGAGAATGAGGATGTGCAACCAGAGGTCCTAGATGATTGCTGTGCTTGCGACGAAGCAAAATACGAG CTCGTATTCGAAGGTTTGTGGACAAGAAACACTCACCCCAAAGATTACCCATCCAACATTTGGTACACCAAATTAGGAGATATCGTTGGAGCTTCACATGGCAACGATCAATCCTTCTGGAATTATGAGGAGGTTGCCAGCCAAAGCATAAAAACTTTAGGAGAGAGAGGCGATACTAGGAGTTTGGAGAAGGAACTAAAGGAAAAAATG GGAAAAACCGTCAGGACAGTAATCAAGGCTAATGGTTTGAGATACCCGAATATTACTGGAAAAACATTCGCATTCTTCAGAGTCGACTCCAAAAACCACCTGGTCTCCATCGTAACGAAAATAACACCGTCACCAGATTGGATCTTGGGAGTTTCGAATTTCGAATTGTGCCACCATGATTGCACTTGGGCGGAGCAACGGATACTGAATTTGTATCCTTGGGACATCGGCACTGACGATGCTCCTTCATATAAC AGTCCCAACCAGTCAGTCATCGAACCGAAAACCATCCAAAAAATCAGAACCAATGATTCAAATTCGCCATTTTACGATCCAAATGGCAAGGAGATGAAACCTTTCGCTAAATTGTCTTTAACCAGACTGAAAACTTACAAGAAGGAATGCACAAGCGACCAAGCAACCACTGTGGACCCATCTGAAACAACCACGGAAGAAGGATGTAGCACTACAGAGTGGTCTGACTGGTCGCCTTGTTCAGTGACCTGTGGCAAAGGCATGAAGTACCAAGAGAGGCAATTCGTGAACCCCGAAGACGAGGAAGAGTGCAAAGATATTAAGGATCTGAGGAAGGTAGAGCATTGCAACTTGGGTAAATGTTTCTTGCCAACGAATGATACCAGATGTGAACTTACGGAGTGGGGCGAATGGTCTTCTTGCAGCGCCACCTGTGGGAACGGAACGAGGACTCACGATAAGAAGTTTAAGAATCCAGAGTTTGCTGAACTGTGCGAGCTCAACGATCCTTCCCACTTGCAGGAAAACGAGGAGTGCAACACAAAGACCGATACGTGCGAGGAGGATCCCCCAGAG AATCCACGATGCTTAGAATTGAATTGGGGTTATTGGAGTATTTGCAATGTTACATGCGGTGAGGGAGTCAAGACCAGATTGCGATCACTCGAAAATGACGAAAAGGAAGAAATTGAGCAATTGGGATGTAAAAATATGGAGATAGTAACTTGCTACGAACCTCAGTGTGCAGAAGAAGGTGATG AGGCACAACACAACGTTGGAGGCATGGACATTTTCAATCAAGTCACAACAGAGATATATTCACAACCTTTTGGCCCTGTAGCAAACTGCAAAGTTTCTGAATATTCTATTTGGGGGCCTTGTGAACCACAAAATGGTGAGTGCGGAAGAGGATGGACATACCAACATCGTCAGATATTG CAACACCAAATGAATGGAGGTAAACCCTGCCCACGAAAATTGATGCGTAAAAAACGTTGTTTCATATCATGCAATCCAGAAAAAACTGAAGAACCTTCTACAACAAAGCCAACGACAGAAGAAACCGTTGTTACTTCTACAGAACCCGCAAAACTAGCCGAAGATGAACCTGTTGACTGCGTTATGTCAAATTGGTCCCAATGGTCTCCTTGTAGTGTTAATTGTGGTGATTCGGCCATTCAACAAAGAACGAGAAGTATCAGAGTGTACCCAAGAAATAATGGGAAACCATGTGGTCCAAGACTTGATGAAAAAAAGTGTCCACTTCCACTAGCTTGCTCTGACAAAGGTGTACTTTCTATGCATTAA
- the LOC123685034 gene encoding spondin-1-like isoform X2 yields MKKVFILLTILLILREIEGLSRCNRTPDGILRPKNPDGMKYIIDISDDPTSYVAEQTYTVNLKSNPVLEGKHMFKEFILSVEQENVENQLEVGHSSVGYFRLADHQLSKFSIACENTITQTNSVSKDSIQVYWIAPPTGSGCVAFRATVVESKESWFSEDGLLTKIMCEEVSENEDVQPEVLDDCCACDEAKYELVFEGLWTRNTHPKDYPSNIWYTKLGDIVGASHGNDQSFWNYEEVASQSIKTLGERGDTRSLEKELKEKMGKTVRTVIKANGLRYPNITGKTFAFFRVDSKNHLVSIVTKITPSPDWILGVSNFELCHHDCTWAEQRILNLYPWDIGTDDAPSYNSPNQSVIEPKTIQKIRTNDSNSPFYDPNGKEMKPFAKLSLTRLKTYKKECTSDQATTVDPSETTTEEGCSTTEWSDWSPCSVTCGKGMKYQERQFVNPEDEEECKDIKDLRKVEHCNLGKCFLPTNDTRCELTEWGEWSSCSATCGNGTRTHDKKFKNPEFAELCELNDPSHLQENEECNTKTDTCEEDPPENPRCLELNWGYWSICNVTCGEGVKTRLRSLENDEKEEIEQLGCKNMEIVTCYEPQCAEEGDEAQHNVGGMDIFNQVTTEIYSQPFGPVANCKVSEYSIWGPCEPQNGECGRGWTYQHRQILQHQMNGGKPCPRKLMRKKRCFISCNPEKTEEPSTTKPTTEETVVTSTEPAKLAEDEPVDCVMSNWSQWSPCSVNCGDSAIQQRTRSIRVYPRNNGKPCGPRLDEKKCPLPLACSDKGY; encoded by the exons ATGAAGAAGGTATTCATACTTCTGACTATATTGcttattttgagagaaattgaAGGTCTCAGCAGATGCAATAGGACCCCTGACGGAATCCTAAGGCCCAAAAATCCAGATGGCATGAAATATATCATCGATATTTCAGATGACCCTACAAGTTACGTGGCAGAGCAGACATATACAG TAAACTTGAAGAGCAACCCAGTACTAGAGGGCAAGCACATGTTCAAAGAATTCATACTTTCCGTCGAACAAGAAAATGTAGAAAACCAATTGGAGGTAGGACACTCCAGTGTTGGTTATTTTAGGTTGGCTGATCACCAGCTGTCCAAGTTCAGTATCGCTTGCGAAAACACAATAACCCAGACGAATTCCGTCTCCAAGGACTCTATCCAA GTTTACTGGATTGCACCTCCTACAGGTAGCGGTTGCGTGGCCTTCAGAGCTACAGTTGTGGAGAGCAAGGAGAGCTGGTTCAGTGAGGATGGGCTGTTGACCAAGATCATGTGCGAAGAGGTTTCAGAGAATGAGGATGTGCAACCAGAGGTCCTAGATGATTGCTGTGCTTGCGACGAAGCAAAATACGAG CTCGTATTCGAAGGTTTGTGGACAAGAAACACTCACCCCAAAGATTACCCATCCAACATTTGGTACACCAAATTAGGAGATATCGTTGGAGCTTCACATGGCAACGATCAATCCTTCTGGAATTATGAGGAGGTTGCCAGCCAAAGCATAAAAACTTTAGGAGAGAGAGGCGATACTAGGAGTTTGGAGAAGGAACTAAAGGAAAAAATG GGAAAAACCGTCAGGACAGTAATCAAGGCTAATGGTTTGAGATACCCGAATATTACTGGAAAAACATTCGCATTCTTCAGAGTCGACTCCAAAAACCACCTGGTCTCCATCGTAACGAAAATAACACCGTCACCAGATTGGATCTTGGGAGTTTCGAATTTCGAATTGTGCCACCATGATTGCACTTGGGCGGAGCAACGGATACTGAATTTGTATCCTTGGGACATCGGCACTGACGATGCTCCTTCATATAAC AGTCCCAACCAGTCAGTCATCGAACCGAAAACCATCCAAAAAATCAGAACCAATGATTCAAATTCGCCATTTTACGATCCAAATGGCAAGGAGATGAAACCTTTCGCTAAATTGTCTTTAACCAGACTGAAAACTTACAAGAAGGAATGCACAAGCGACCAAGCAACCACTGTGGACCCATCTGAAACAACCACGGAAGAAGGATGTAGCACTACAGAGTGGTCTGACTGGTCGCCTTGTTCAGTGACCTGTGGCAAAGGCATGAAGTACCAAGAGAGGCAATTCGTGAACCCCGAAGACGAGGAAGAGTGCAAAGATATTAAGGATCTGAGGAAGGTAGAGCATTGCAACTTGGGTAAATGTTTCTTGCCAACGAATGATACCAGATGTGAACTTACGGAGTGGGGCGAATGGTCTTCTTGCAGCGCCACCTGTGGGAACGGAACGAGGACTCACGATAAGAAGTTTAAGAATCCAGAGTTTGCTGAACTGTGCGAGCTCAACGATCCTTCCCACTTGCAGGAAAACGAGGAGTGCAACACAAAGACCGATACGTGCGAGGAGGATCCCCCAGAG AATCCACGATGCTTAGAATTGAATTGGGGTTATTGGAGTATTTGCAATGTTACATGCGGTGAGGGAGTCAAGACCAGATTGCGATCACTCGAAAATGACGAAAAGGAAGAAATTGAGCAATTGGGATGTAAAAATATGGAGATAGTAACTTGCTACGAACCTCAGTGTGCAGAAGAAGGTGATG AGGCACAACACAACGTTGGAGGCATGGACATTTTCAATCAAGTCACAACAGAGATATATTCACAACCTTTTGGCCCTGTAGCAAACTGCAAAGTTTCTGAATATTCTATTTGGGGGCCTTGTGAACCACAAAATGGTGAGTGCGGAAGAGGATGGACATACCAACATCGTCAGATATTG CAACACCAAATGAATGGAGGTAAACCCTGCCCACGAAAATTGATGCGTAAAAAACGTTGTTTCATATCATGCAATCCAGAAAAAACTGAAGAACCTTCTACAACAAAGCCAACGACAGAAGAAACCGTTGTTACTTCTACAGAACCCGCAAAACTAGCCGAAGATGAACCTGTTGACTGCGTTATGTCAAATTGGTCCCAATGGTCTCCTTGTAGTGTTAATTGTGGTGATTCGGCCATTCAACAAAGAACGAGAAGTATCAGAGTGTACCCAAGAAATAATGGGAAACCATGTGGTCCAAGACTTGATGAAAAAAAGTGTCCACTTCCACTAGCTTGCTCTGACAAAG GTTATTAA